Within Hyla sarda isolate aHylSar1 chromosome 7, aHylSar1.hap1, whole genome shotgun sequence, the genomic segment GTTCATTGGAGGACCCATAAGACACTTCTAGGTTTCTTGACTGGCCCCTATAATTCCATTTCCCCAACCCTCATCCATTGGAGGACCCATAAGACACTTCTAGGTTTCTTGACTGGCCCCTATAATTCCATTTCCCCAACCTTCATCCATTGGAGGACCCAGAAGACACTTCTAGGTTTCTTGACTGGCCCTACGATTCCATTTCCCCAATCTTCATCCTTTGGAGGACCCATAAGACACTTCTAGGTTTCCTGACTGCccctataattccattttcccAACCCTCATCCATTGGAGAACCCATAAGACACTTCTAGGTTTCTTGACTGGCCCTACGATTCCATTTCCCCAACCCACATCCATTGGAGGACCCATGAGACACTTCTAGGTTTCTTGACTGGCCCTACGATTCCATTTCCCCAACCTTCATCCATTGGAGGACCCATAAGACACTTCTAGGTTTCCTGACTGGCCCTACGATTCCATTTCCCCAACCTTCATCCATTGGAGGACCCATAAGACACTTCTAGGTTTCTTAACTGGCCCTACGATTCCATTTCCTCAACCCTCATTCATTGAAGAGCCAAAAAAAAGTTCACTCTATAGAGAAAAGTAATGTAAAATATTAAAATGTGTTGTATTATCGTAAACTAACCCAATGCTTCTGTTTTTTATGCAGCCCGACAGACACGATGAACCACACTTTATTGTTCGACAAATCTTCTGCTCTTCAGAATTCGATGAAGAACAACTGCGACCATTCCCCCGATGTTACACCATTCCTCGGGACCTCCTACAGCCTATTGATATTCTTCTGCTTGCTTGGGAACAGCTCCCTGATATACGTCATCTGGCGGAGGAAGGAGAAGGGCAACGTCACGCACATCCTGATCGCCAACCTGGCCTTCTCGGATATCCTGGTTGGGATTTTTTGCTTGCCCTTCACCGTGGTCTATACCATCATGGATTATTGGATGTTTGGTCGCTGCTTGTGTAAGATCACCAATTTTATTGGATGTGCATCGGTCACTGTCTCCATCATGATCTTAGTGCTTATTGCCTTAGAGAGACACCAACTGATCATACACCCCACCGGTTGGAAGCCCAGTGGCCCCCAGGCGTACACGGCCGTCCTGCTGGTCTGGGGGCTGGCTTCTCTTCTAGCTTTGCCTTTGGTCTATGCTGTAGACCTGCAGGTTTTGTACATTTTTCCTGACAAGTCTATGTGTGTGGAGTATTGGACCTCAGGCCAGCAGAGGTTGGCTTACACGGTGACTCTGCTCCTTCTACAATACGTCATACCCCTCTGTTTTATCATCTGCTGCTACGTTCGCATATCTGTTCATCTACAGCGCAGGGAGGGTCTATTCGGTAGAAGCTACAATCATATGAGAAGAGTGAACCTCATGTTGGCCTCCATGCTCGGAGCATTTGCCGTATGTTATCTGCCACTTCACATTTTTAACAATATAGTGGAATGGAACCACCAGCTGATCCCTGTTTGCTACCATAATCTTATCTTCGCACTGTGTCACCTGGTCG encodes:
- the LOC130281775 gene encoding neuropeptide Y receptor type 4-2-like, with protein sequence MNHTLLFDKSSALQNSMKNNCDHSPDVTPFLGTSYSLLIFFCLLGNSSLIYVIWRRKEKGNVTHILIANLAFSDILVGIFCLPFTVVYTIMDYWMFGRCLCKITNFIGCASVTVSIMILVLIALERHQLIIHPTGWKPSGPQAYTAVLLVWGLASLLALPLVYAVDLQVLYIFPDKSMCVEYWTSGQQRLAYTVTLLLLQYVIPLCFIICCYVRISVHLQRREGLFGRSYNHMRRVNLMLASMLGAFAVCYLPLHIFNNIVEWNHQLIPVCYHNLIFALCHLVAMISTCINPIIYGLLNSNVKQEVKILVQRCKGQRKKGADTLDEAEKHPLSTKHPNANAMLPGSPCTEVEQL